The Plasmodium vinckei vinckei genome assembly, chromosome: PVVCY_05 region TAAAggcacatttttttatatggaaaattttatatagtaaagattgtttaaaaaaagtatgttcttttgaaaaataaaaagataaataattttttttggaaaaGCCCATTTAAAGGTGTGTGTGTGTTTCTCATTTGAATGTTCTACAACAATaccaataaataaataagcatatataGAACATATTGAcagatattttatttattcatattcttTGGTGGTTCTTTAATAAGTGAAAACATTTTAAGGTTgtaatttttgtaaatataagatccatttaaaaatgtgatACTAGCCAAAtgtcaaaaataaaaaaaataaattatatggaataatgaataacaaaaatagcatgtttatatacatacaaaaataatgatatttctcattttttagtaggcaattaaaaaaggttattatttaaaaaaaaattatcatataattttttacaaaacgatttaaaaaataacctTTTTAgagataaaaatttaagaaaaaaaaaataaggaaaagctaaaatggaaaaaaaaatgttttaaatattatattgcgtatgatgaagaaatataaatttgatagcctcaatatatatttgtttacaattatatgatcacatatatatatcagtTGCATATATTGGATAAGTTAAGAAATGTTTGAAAGGGAAAAATAAAGTGAAATCATAGTAGCAACAATATAACAGTAAGAAATTTGTTAGGATTTCACAACAGTAAAAATAGAGAAGAGAAAAAGTtgtgtaataataaatggatAAGCTCAATTAAGATTTACGATCATGATATTTGTGTAttgataaattttaaagtaTTCATGGAGAATCTtagtatttatttgtaaatatttgttctatgttataataatataatgccattttttttgttgttttcatttaaaaatatatgcctgaaaataatcaaagtaataattttgtacttgtttatatatgagGGTAGTATTATTCGAAATATCATAATAAATTGTTTACATATAGAAAATCAAACTAATGttacaaaatttaatgGTTTTGGAAGTAGCGTTTTTCAAAAATCCCTTAGGAAAAATGTGAATACAGTTTTATACCCCCGCAAAGGTTcgataaataaatgttatATTACTAATCGATTATTTACtaacataaaaaaggaaagcATCATaaattctttaaaaaaatattcaaaaataaaaaggaattACTACAATGGATCTTTGAACTTAAGCAAGATAAACACGCGGATATATGGAATAGACAATAATGAGGAATATCAAGCTAGCGAAATAATTGATAATATACTGCTCAATAATAAAGGATATAGCGAAAATGATGAGGGTCATTCTTTTTtagaaattattaataatcaAACTGATGTACCAATTGATTTAGCACATTTTGAAAAGGAAACAAAAAaacttattaatatattaaattttaataatgttCAATtagttataaaatttgttgatttaaaagaaatgaaacatataaataaaaaatatagaaataaaaatggaccAACAGATGTAATTTCTATTTTGAatgttgtaaaaaatgatgatataataagcgatgatgaaaatggtgaaaatgatgaaaatggtgaaagtgatgaaaatgatgaaatattacatggtgatgattttttttatataaataattccaAAAGTGgcgatatatttttatgtcctgaatatataaataaggaATGTGTTATATCAAAGAtgaaatatgaaaaaaaaatattaaaaagtgaTAATGACAAAGTAATAGACGATGATattaatacaaattataatgaagaagaaaacaaaagaggtgtaaataaattattccgaaatatttttgatgtTAATGAAAGACTTcctttttatgttttacaTGGTTTAATACATTTAATGCATAAAGATcatgtaaataattttaaagaatataCTGAATTTATGGATTTAGAAGAACAAacaattgaaaaatattttaaatttcaTAAATCTATAAATACCTTTTATGCACATCATATAATAGGTCTTGGTACAGATATTTTATGTGTTAAtagaatttataaaattcttgaaaaaaataataactttataaaaaaagttttaaaTCCATTTGAATTAGCCGAATATGAAACACAAAAAGAGAAATTAAACGAAAACATAAGTAAAAGTACAgatttagaaaaattagCAGTTTATGttagtaaaaaatttgcAGCAAAAGAAGCTATACTTAAATCTATGGGACGTGGATTAAGTTCTATATCTAAATATGGACTAAGTATGAATGatattgaaataaaaaatgataaatatggaAAACCTCATGTCCATTTATATGGAAAAGCTAAAGAGGTAGCTTACGAAATGGGTATtgtcaaaatatttttatcaattagcgatgaaaaaattatgaacagTCAAACAGATAATATTTCGTCTAATTTTCCGACATACATTATACAAGCACAGGCGCTAGCTGTTGGCTCGAATGTATAAACAATATAGTAAAGTAAGGATAATAAAGGAGGGAAAAATTAACAACTTtcacaataaaaaaaattcatctTGTTcgtctttaatttttttttttttttcattataatcCAACTAGTCATACACCATACTTtcaatatttatcatttttttaattattttagtaGGTGTGACATaggtattttttttcttgtatttttaaaaaatgtaataaagGGATAGGAACAATGCatgcataaaatataggtaaccataataaataaaataccatttttatagtaaattaaaaattatatattttattcaaccaggcatatatatattctaggcttattttttaagcatatatattttttatctttgtttttttgtaatacaTGCACatgtgtattttattttatatatttacaaagattttattatgaagcaaaaaataatataataatgtatgtataaaaatattatattatactaAAATTTTCTagctaatttttttcatacataataaaagtGGAAATTTCACTATATGTGAAATAGCTTTTTaataaaggaaaataaaaaaaaaaatttagtgCATTAAcacataataatagtatatataatttattaataatatgtatactCTAATTTTAATACCAGGAAAATTATAGGGAGCCTATATTCATGCAGGcacatattaaaatatgtaattcGATTTTTAACACAGTTATATATACCCTATAATACCATATTTGTAGGTATGCATTagtataaacaaaaaatgagtGTACTATTTATCTGGAAAACTGGTAAAACAgtcttaatttttcatatacatattaaatattaaaaaatggctaattaatatagaaatattaaactaaaaaaaatataagaaaaaaattaatatgtataaaatgGTATACaccttttttaaattaaatatttgttcCGTTTTTGTGTTATTTCATAGAcggtaaaaaaaaaaaattgcatgcttgtaataattaaaaaaaacctGTTCCAATTAGTGTAGAAAACCTATAATGTTTACCTTAAGATAccttaataattttttttttttaatgtaaaacattatgtaaaaaaattattatataaattggAACAAAATGAggttgtaaaaataatgttatgcatatatttattagtgtatatattttttatgtaatttttaacgaatctaattttttattgtcccataaaaaatagctataaattttttttatactaaGAGACGgacttataaatatattatgcatgtacactaatttttatataattttatacaattttaattgaaaaaaaaacattatatgtaaacctgttttttttcataaggTTTTTTAGTAcctaaaaaatttatataacttgtttacaatttttaattttttttacaatttttattttttttacaatttttttttttgcacaaattcattttatgctttaatttatgtataatatatatataataattaaaaataaaaaaaagtgtaaaaaaacatttatggtatatatataaaaatttattaattaaaatactcagaaaattattatatatataactatatATGTATCTATAAACTTATATAGATAAAACATTCTTATACAATTATGTTGTTATTACAatttatatgtgtataatatttttttaatcaatACCATGTTACCactaataatttttttaaatatttatctgcattatatatacacaatttcctttttttttaagccttttttatgtttcttattacaattttttttcattaattaatatgtttaattaatttttccatttataaataaatttacttcatttattatgtaattgcagttatttatttatttgaaaattaaatgttaaatattttgaataaacaatgaaattaattatattatatatgtatacacCACAACGTGTTTTATAAACACATGcatatacacatttttatacacacttgtaaattaaaaaattaaattttataaaaatgccttttgtgtttttttttaatatatctacAATGTAAATGtttgttcatttatattaataaattaacgAATTaaatcaattttt contains the following coding sequences:
- a CDS encoding holo-[acyl-carrier-protein] synthase, putative, which encodes MPFFLLFSFKNICLKIIKVIILYLFIYEGSIIRNIIINCLHIENQTNVTKFNGFGSSVFQKSLRKNVNTVLYPRKGSINKCYITNRLFTNIKKESIINSLKKYSKIKRNYYNGSLNLSKINTRIYGIDNNEEYQASEIIDNILLNNKGYSENDEGHSFLEIINNQTDVPIDLAHFEKETKKLINILNFNNVQLVIKFVDLKEMKHINKKYRNKNGPTDVISILNVVKNDDIISDDENGENDENGESDENDEILHGDDFFYINNSKSGDIFLCPEYINKECVISKMKYEKKILKSDNDKVIDDDINTNYNEEENKRGVNKLFRNIFDVNERLPFYVLHGLIHLMHKDHVNNFKEYTEFMDLEEQTIEKYFKFHKSINTFYAHHIIGLGTDILCVNRIYKILEKNNNFIKKVLNPFELAEYETQKEKLNENISKSTDLEKLAVYVSKKFAAKEAILKSMGRGLSSISKYGLSMNDIEIKNDKYGKPHVHLYGKAKEVAYEMGIVKIFLSISDEKIMNSQTDNISSNFPTYIIQAQALAVGSNV